Within Cololabis saira isolate AMF1-May2022 chromosome 14, fColSai1.1, whole genome shotgun sequence, the genomic segment CTTTTCCTCACTGGTTTGGGACAAATCTCCAACTATGTATCTGTTTTAGTGCTAGGTAAACATGGCTTTTTTATGCTTCCACTGctgaactaactaactaaaataAATGTGAATAAATAATAGTAATTAACTAACTAAAATGTGCTGCACATTTGAGTTAGTTACATGTAGGGGCGGCTGAGTGAGCCGTGAAACTGCCTAATTCATTTTTGCAGTAGTGACCTACAGTAAGTCCTTAACATGCCAAAGTGAAATGGAGAACACAAGCAAAatggaaagaaaggaagaattgtaaactatttctttcttttaaccAACATGAGGAATGTGTGTTCACTGGCCAATGACTTGGGTGCTCGTGGAGGATTATTACACCTTACAGACTACGGGCAGAGACAAAAGGACATGAAATGCTTGTTAATGAAAAACTGTCCTCAACATGTGATGGAACATCGAACCCTTTGATAGCCGAtggccagaggtggacagagtaccccagtacttgagtaagagtacaaatactactggtcaaaatttactccgttaaaagtaaaagtagctcagtcaaaatattactcgagtaagagtagaaaagcacttgcttttaaaggtacttaagtatccaaaagtaaatgcttttaaatgtactttaagtaaaagtaagagtaagagtagatttcttattttccacatcagtaaattactatattttttctaaattaatttaaggatcttttaactcttgtttctgagaattaactctttgaaaccagctgcactgatgtgctgcttttagaaccacaatgttatataaaacctgcagaaacaccaaaaacaaatcaaatgaatggaatcataagaggacagcagatgatgcagagtttattaacaatcatgaactgaaaccaaatgaacctgcaccatccaactaagtctggatccctcaaagaccactgctttacaaaaaactacatctctgctttcaataactcaatgttgaagtcacttaactttaaaggaaggacatgtaccagtacaatatagcaatatagagcataacaaactgtctccccattcagccattcagaggctcgacgtatttccgctttacgtacatcccagtggagagcgtgcactgtgataggtctcctcctttgacaaaaacagcttgtgtccaataggattttagggaagaagaaaaaagagcagacctgaaagtaacgagtacttttcagccttcttagaaatttactcgagtaaaagtaaaaatatttgtcttgggaatgtattcaagtaagagtaataagtaccaaagaaatctaatactcaagtaaagtacaaatcctctgaatatgtacttaagtacagtactcaagtgaatttactccgttactgtccaccactgccgaTGGCCTTTCTGTGACCTTTGCAACAGCCACATCCACATTATTTACTACATTTCTTtgtgttttctcctctttttacaTAGGGGTTGAACTGATGAGTGGACGCGTGCAGGTCCTGTTCTCCTCGCTGGGTTTATGTCTGGGCTACGCCTTTGGCTACATGTTGCTCCCCCTCTTCGCTTACTTTTTAAGAGACTGGAAACATCTCTTGTTAGTTTTGTCTATGTCTGGTTTAGTCTTCCTTCCCCTCTGGCGGTAAGTTGTACTTGTCAAAAACAGAATGTGTTTATTACAATTTTGCCTTACGTagcatctgaaccatctcctgTATTATGTTCCTCTTTTGAGAAGTacgaaaatgtattttcagccTCTGCGTTTAAGCCTTTCTGATCCAGACTGAAGCTTTTAATCTTGGTGTGTTGAATCCCGTGGCAGGTTCATCCCAGAGTCGCCTCGGTGGCTGCTCTCTCAGGGACGAGTGGAAGAGGCAGAAGCCATCCTCCGAAACGCTGCTAAGAAGAACAAAGTTGAGGCCCCAGAAGTCATCTTTGGTGACAAGACTGTACGTCCATATTGCTAAGGAGTTCAGCTGTGTAGGAGCAGAAGCAAATTCAGAGACACCAATGAAAATTGAGGAGAGCGTGTTTTGTTATCCCAAGAGTCACATGAAAATGCAGATACAGGAAACTAAAGTTTTTGTGTCTTGCAGGCAGGTGGGGCACAACCTAAGGAGAGTTTTCATATTTTCAAAATGCTGAGGACCAAAAACATTGTGTGCACAACCGCCACTCTGTGCCTCCTGTGGTGAGTTTCCAGTCAGCTGGTCAACCAGTGAGACTTTAAAGATGATTAGCAGCAACTTATTTATAACAGTACATTTCCCTGACTGATCAAAAGGTTAAGAATAAATTACATttgaactagggctgttcgattaatcaattttaaatcgtaatcgcaattatgtaattagaatgatgttaaaacgtgaaaatcgtaaaatcgatttttcaaaaatttaaatttttttttttttttttaattattattattattttttttttaccttgtctgcaaacatattaatgattgataccatattaatgtttgatggaaatacctctcaatacctgcgacaagtgccccatcggagaggctctttagtgtaggagggggcgttggaacatgccaccgggcatccctcaagccagatgcggtagaccggctcgtgttccttgcaaaaaacttgcaaatgtgaatagcaaatgtgatgactgacattacacacctctacctccttcatgggttgcattattatttagcattgcaaagacccagtttagtttaattagaaaatgtcttgttttatttaattggaaatataacttactgtatgtttgcaagtgctgatttgctgatttttttttcagagataaaaatttatattttattatattttttaaaactttttttcaacttattttacagagttttgcactttattcattcatttttggtttaataagagcaaagtttgcacttaaagcccaatggggcaaatgttcaataaaaaaacagcatatttgaaatcatttctttgccttttgtcaattcacaaaataatcgtaatcgtaatcgaaaatcggattttgagagaaaaaaatcgagattttatttttgggcaaaatcgaacagccctaatttgaactgattaatttgatttaaaaaaccaaaggcttgtttgtttgtttggtgcaTAGATAAGGTTGACTTCACTAAATGCACAGGTGTAAATCTTTGGATCCTATTCTCCCTTAATCAGTCAAAAGTAAGTCTGGtggtaatgatgatgatgatgataattatGTTTTTTGCATGAAAATGCATCTTTTCATACCAAGAGGCTGTTGCAAAAAGCTTTCAAGATTTTATTAAGGAAAAACGTTAAAGCTTTAAAGGAGATTCTCAACCTCAGTTCAATTAATAGTTGGtagaaaatgaaagaagaaaatCATGAACATGCTTCACTTTGCAAAGCTGATCGATCAGCTGCTATGGAGACATTTGAACCTTACTGAATAATTTTATTACAAAATAAACTTATAATTTGCACATTCTTTCAGAGTaatgatttctttctttcttccttccagcACCATTTTAATACACTTACACATCATTAAAAGACATATTGATGTTTTGAACTTCTGTATTTTCAGACTGGAGTGGGTCTAAAACAGACGTCTAACAAACTCTCCCTTCTGCCACTTGTCCTACGTGGTGTCTCCAGGTTCAGTCTGAGCACGGGCTACAACAGTCTGTCCCTCAACACGCCCAGTCTTCACTCCAACCCGTACGTCAGCTGTTTCATCTCAGCCGCTGTCGAGGTCCCAGCATATATTTGCAGCTGGCTGGCTCTGCGCAGCTTCCCACGACGACAAATCGCTATGTCCATTTTGCTCCTCGTAGGGGCATCGCTGTTTATTATACAAGCGGTTCCTGAAAGtaagttagaaaaaaaaaaaatccctgcaTGCACTAATACAGGGGTCTCATACTCCAGTCCTGGAGGGCTGGTGACCTGCGTGacttagatgtttctctgcgtGATTTGATTTAATGAATCATCGTCAGCTGGTcctcaaggtctgcacaagtctgttaatgacagtcatttgtatcagggacTGTTGAAACAGCGAAACATCAACGACAGGAGAGCGTCCCTTGAGGACTGGAGTTTGAGACCCCTGCACCAAGAGTAGAGAAGAATTAAGCAGAAAACctattttttatattaatttaaaaCAGAATAACACCCAGTTAGTCTTCTACGGAGGAAATCTACATACCATGTTTGGACAAATCATCTCTTTTCTTCCAGGTTTATCAAATCTGTCCATGGCCCTGGAGATGCTGGGTAAATTTGGAGTTACAACAGGTGCAGGCCTGATGTTTGCATACACGGCTGAGCTCTACCCGACAGTGCTAAGGAACACGGCAGCAGggatctgcatgtgtgtgtccaGGGTGGGGAGCTGTATCGCACCTTTTCTGTTACACCTGAGTGAGTAAACTGGCCTCAGAGAATAAATTACTGCAATTTCTAAAATCTTGATTCAGTTCTGCGTAGCacaaaatatatacattatatttaCACAAT encodes:
- the LOC133460024 gene encoding organic cation/carnitine transporter 2-like — translated: MQSYEESTAFLGSWGLFQRSVFFMLCASILPNGFGVFSLVFLTDIPPHHCRVPEDNLTQEWHKAAIPTEVVNGEEELSKCTRYRLDVVRNLSAQGYIPGRDINLTDLEREGCVDGWSYSKAIYQSTIVTEFDLVCSEQWKHPFTSTVYFLGVLIGSFLSGLLSDKFGRKPVLFGTMAIQAVFTFAAVFSQSWKVFAILLFLTGLGQISNYVSVLVLGVELMSGRVQVLFSSLGLCLGYAFGYMLLPLFAYFLRDWKHLLLVLSMSGLVFLPLWRFIPESPRWLLSQGRVEEAEAILRNAAKKNKVEAPEVIFGDKTAGGAQPKESFHIFKMLRTKNIVCTTATLCLLWFSLSTGYNSLSLNTPSLHSNPYVSCFISAAVEVPAYICSWLALRSFPRRQIAMSILLLVGASLFIIQAVPESLSNLSMALEMLGKFGVTTGAGLMFAYTAELYPTVLRNTAAGICMCVSRVGSCIAPFLLHLSVYSKFLPHIILGSLAFVSASAALFLPETFGRPLPQTIHQMHQRERIKCPSCIRRNSGTVPVTLLDNPS